In Paenibacillus sp. J23TS9, a single genomic region encodes these proteins:
- a CDS encoding DeoR/GlpR family DNA-binding transcription regulator — MLVAERYDKIVGLVNERGSIRVSELSELCGVTEETIRRDLDRLEQQGKVRRSHGGAVSVKEAQAETPYFEREVMHQEEKKRIARAAVALIEPYDRIALDASSTAWYMASILPDIPLTVLTNSIKVALELSSKEKIEVISTGGSLASKSLSYVGPMAERSLEAYYVDKAFVSCKGVHPERGISESNELQAMVKHKLIKQAASVYILADASKIGVQAFTHVAGWEEIDVVITDSHIGAGDARLLREKELKLIVAEEL, encoded by the coding sequence ATGTTAGTTGCGGAAAGATACGATAAAATCGTGGGACTTGTGAATGAGCGGGGAAGTATCCGTGTCTCCGAGCTCAGCGAGCTGTGCGGAGTAACCGAAGAGACGATCCGCCGCGACCTGGACCGCTTGGAGCAGCAGGGCAAGGTTCGCCGCAGCCATGGCGGTGCCGTCAGTGTTAAAGAGGCGCAGGCGGAAACGCCTTATTTTGAGCGTGAAGTGATGCATCAGGAGGAGAAGAAGCGGATCGCGAGAGCGGCGGTTGCATTAATCGAGCCATATGACCGGATTGCGCTGGATGCCAGCTCGACGGCTTGGTATATGGCCTCTATACTGCCGGATATTCCACTTACGGTTTTGACCAATTCCATTAAGGTCGCGCTGGAGCTATCATCGAAGGAGAAGATAGAAGTAATCTCGACCGGGGGCAGCTTGGCTTCCAAATCCCTCTCTTATGTCGGGCCGATGGCTGAGCGAAGCCTGGAAGCCTATTATGTCGATAAAGCTTTCGTATCCTGCAAAGGTGTTCATCCGGAGCGGGGGATTAGTGAATCGAACGAGCTGCAGGCGATGGTCAAGCATAAGCTGATCAAGCAGGCCGCCAGCGTGTATATATTAGCCGATGCCAGTAAAATCGGGGTACAGGCCTTTACCCATGTTGCCGGATGGGAAGAGATTGATGTCGTGATTACGGACAGCCATATCGGTGCTGGAGATGCCAGGCTGCTGCGGGAGAAGGAGCTCAAGCTCATCGTAGCCGAAGAG
- a CDS encoding lactate utilization protein — MSKSDPEFLSKLSRESQAAEKLFIGNIATRLGRSAISPAPEHPFRGAPEFWTSYELGREEQIARFMDNWQAAGGFTERLAAMSDLPEVIARILRELNAGSTIRQNLPELEQLGLEEQLPELRDAAWDGLEAEDSLRTAEQADAGIVLADFAVAYTGSIVVTSSSEKGRSVSLLPNILIAVIQADRMHTRLGEVMSRIASVPGEQFPAGVHFISGPSRSSDIENDLTIGVHGPGVAFALIVG, encoded by the coding sequence ATGAGTAAATCCGATCCGGAATTTCTGTCGAAGCTAAGCAGAGAATCGCAGGCGGCAGAGAAGCTGTTTATCGGGAATATTGCCACCAGGCTGGGGCGTTCCGCCATCAGCCCGGCTCCGGAGCATCCGTTTCGGGGAGCGCCGGAGTTCTGGACCTCTTACGAGCTTGGACGTGAGGAGCAAATCGCCCGCTTTATGGACAACTGGCAAGCAGCCGGAGGTTTTACCGAAAGGTTAGCCGCGATGTCTGATTTGCCTGAAGTGATTGCCCGTATTCTCAGAGAACTGAATGCGGGGTCCACGATCCGGCAGAACCTGCCTGAGCTGGAGCAGCTCGGTTTGGAGGAGCAGCTGCCAGAACTGCGGGATGCTGCCTGGGATGGTCTGGAAGCTGAAGATTCCTTGCGGACAGCCGAACAGGCGGATGCCGGAATTGTCTTGGCAGATTTCGCCGTAGCCTATACGGGGTCGATTGTCGTTACCTCCTCTTCCGAAAAGGGTCGGTCGGTCTCGCTGCTGCCTAATATTCTGATTGCCGTCATTCAGGCAGATCGCATGCACACCCGTCTTGGGGAGGTCATGAGCCGTATCGCTTCGGTACCCGGCGAGCAGTTTCCCGCAGGCGTTCATTTCATATCGGGTCCAAGCCGGTCATCGGATATTGAGAATGATTTGACTATCGGTGTTCACGGTCCGGGCGTGGCATTTGCCCTGATCGTCGGATAA
- a CDS encoding LutB/LldF family L-lactate oxidation iron-sulfur protein, translating into MSKPQGSNVKERAKSALKDEFLIDAVKFTTEKLKNGKKAATEEHGNWEEWRERGRLIRAHTISHLDYYLSKFIENARAQGVHVHFAPDAKDAARIAIEIAEHRGAKSVVKSKSMVSEEVHINEAFEELGIESIESDLGEYIIQLANEPPSHIIIPAIHKNRYQIADLLSKEAGETLPPETKILAGFARRKLRDKFLEADIGLTGCNFGIAETGSVVIFENEGNARMVSTVPKTQITLMGMERLIPSWDDLEVMATLLPRSATGQKLTVYMSGITGPRREHDGDGPEEMHIIIVDNGRSLQLGDPEFQELLNCIRCGACLNACPVYRHIGGHSYPGTYSGPIGAVLTPALNKNTQEWHDVANASSLCGACYEACPVKIPLHDMLVYLRNRKVERGYTAAGEKMAMKGFKMLMGSHKLFRKAVKAGQIGQKLIVRDGYIRSQLGPLKGWTAYRHIPALPKRSFREQWPGLSAEIERSIQPMPSEMEARMEEIVQARKKGGGHA; encoded by the coding sequence GTGAGCAAACCGCAGGGGTCTAACGTCAAAGAACGCGCCAAGTCAGCCCTCAAGGATGAATTTTTGATTGATGCCGTCAAATTTACGACGGAAAAGCTGAAAAACGGCAAAAAGGCTGCAACCGAAGAGCATGGCAACTGGGAGGAATGGCGGGAACGCGGCCGACTAATTCGGGCGCATACCATCTCTCATCTAGATTACTATTTGAGCAAATTCATAGAAAATGCCCGTGCGCAAGGGGTACATGTTCATTTTGCGCCGGATGCGAAGGATGCTGCCCGGATCGCCATTGAAATTGCGGAGCACCGGGGAGCCAAGTCTGTCGTGAAATCCAAATCGATGGTATCGGAAGAGGTCCATATTAATGAGGCCTTTGAAGAGCTCGGGATCGAGTCGATCGAAAGTGATCTGGGTGAATATATTATTCAGCTGGCCAATGAACCCCCTTCCCATATTATTATTCCGGCTATTCACAAGAATCGCTACCAGATTGCCGACCTGCTGTCCAAGGAAGCAGGGGAGACACTGCCGCCGGAGACCAAGATTTTGGCGGGCTTTGCCAGACGGAAGCTGCGTGATAAGTTTCTTGAAGCAGATATCGGGCTTACAGGCTGTAATTTCGGAATCGCTGAAACGGGAAGCGTCGTAATATTCGAGAATGAAGGCAATGCCCGGATGGTCAGCACCGTTCCTAAAACACAGATTACGTTAATGGGTATGGAGCGCCTCATTCCTTCCTGGGATGATCTTGAGGTCATGGCAACGCTTCTTCCAAGATCGGCTACAGGACAGAAGCTGACGGTCTATATGTCTGGCATTACGGGACCAAGACGCGAGCATGACGGAGACGGCCCGGAGGAAATGCATATTATCATTGTAGATAACGGGCGTTCACTGCAGCTGGGAGATCCGGAATTTCAGGAACTGCTGAACTGTATCCGCTGCGGAGCCTGCCTGAACGCTTGCCCGGTGTATCGTCATATTGGAGGACATTCCTATCCAGGAACCTACAGCGGCCCAATCGGTGCGGTGCTCACGCCGGCATTGAATAAGAATACGCAGGAATGGCATGATGTTGCCAATGCATCCAGTCTTTGCGGTGCCTGTTATGAGGCTTGTCCCGTCAAAATTCCTCTGCATGATATGCTCGTCTATTTGCGCAACCGCAAAGTAGAACGGGGATATACAGCAGCTGGCGAGAAAATGGCGATGAAGGGCTTCAAAATGCTGATGGGGAGCCATAAGCTGTTCCGGAAAGCGGTAAAGGCAGGTCAAATTGGACAAAAGCTTATTGTACGGGATGGTTATATCCGCTCACAGCTCGGTCCGCTGAAGGGCTGGACAGCATACCGGCATATTCCAGCACTGCCGAAGCGTTCATTCCGTGAGCAGTGGCCCGGTCTGTCGGCCGAGATCGAAAGATCGATTCAGCCTATGCCATCTGAAATGGAAGCGCGAATGGAAGAGATAGTTCAGGCGCGTAAGAAGGGAGGAGGTCACGCATGA
- a CDS encoding (Fe-S)-binding protein — translation MKVSLFITCISDALFPPIGEAMAGLLARYGVRLHFPEVQTCCGQPAFNSGYWDEARASAKTILEAFDDSDFVIVPSGSCTGMVHHYYPKLFENDAVLFEKSNRLKEKTYEFTQFLVQVLGVTDVGAYFPHKVTYHPSCHGSRLLGIKEEPMQLMSHVAGMEFVPLPYAEDCCGFGGTFAIKMSEISGAMVEEKSQHVLETEAEVLVGLDMGCLLNIGGNLKFQDKPVRVLHLAELLYEGVKNREQTAGV, via the coding sequence ATGAAAGTATCACTCTTTATTACCTGCATCAGTGATGCGCTGTTCCCGCCGATTGGGGAAGCCATGGCCGGTCTGTTGGCCCGGTACGGAGTCCGTCTTCATTTTCCTGAAGTGCAGACTTGCTGTGGGCAGCCGGCCTTTAACAGCGGTTATTGGGATGAGGCGAGAGCCTCGGCCAAAACGATTTTGGAAGCGTTTGACGACAGTGATTTCGTGATCGTGCCTTCGGGCTCCTGTACGGGCATGGTTCATCATTATTATCCTAAACTGTTTGAAAACGACGCGGTATTATTTGAGAAGAGCAATCGTCTGAAAGAAAAAACATATGAGTTCACACAGTTTCTCGTTCAGGTGCTGGGCGTGACGGATGTCGGTGCGTATTTTCCGCACAAGGTGACATATCATCCTTCCTGTCATGGCTCAAGACTTTTGGGTATCAAGGAAGAGCCGATGCAGCTGATGAGCCATGTAGCAGGAATGGAATTTGTTCCGCTTCCCTATGCTGAAGATTGCTGCGGCTTTGGGGGCACCTTTGCCATTAAGATGAGTGAAATCTCCGGAGCCATGGTAGAGGAGAAAAGCCAGCATGTGCTGGAAACGGAGGCTGAAGTCCTGGTTGGCCTAGATATGGGCTGTCTGCTCAATATCGGCGGCAATCTGAAATTTCAGGATAAGCCGGTTCGCGTATTGCATCTGGCGGAACTTCTGTATGAAGGGGTGAAGAACCGTGAGCAAACCGCAGGGGTCTAA
- a CDS encoding bifunctional aldolase/short-chain dehydrogenase, protein MVKSQWNNEEASKQQAGVDELVYRSNLIGSDRSVCNWGGGNTSLKTIEKDFRGRDVEVMWVKGSGSDLATMKAQHFTGLRLEDIKPLIERTEMPDEEMVAYLSHCMMDSKHPRASIETLLHAFLPYPHVDHTHPDAIISLCCADNGKEIAKEIYGDTFVWVPYIRPGFTLSKMIAEGVRNNPNAQLVLMEKHGLVTWGETSEACYNQTIAMIQKAEQYINDRIQEPQVFGGSRVETLAEEQRKAILAEVMPVIRGAVSDVKKMICTYDAGDDVLQFVNSNNAKELSQVGAACPDHLVHTKRTPLFVDWTPSAEGAVELKEAVRQGIEAYKAEYKAYFDRNKHEGDVMFEAAPRVILIPGIGMVNTGKSLAMAGVSGALYHRAIAVMKGSTALGEFVSLNENESYNVEYWPLELYKLTLAPAEAEFSRKIAFITGGAGGIGSETARRFVSEGAHVVLADLNLEGAEKIAAEINAQYGEGRAKAVKMDVTSEDMVLAAMAETAITYGGVDIIVNNAGLATSSPFDETSLKEWNLNMNVLGTGYFLVAREAFKQMKEQGLGGSMIFVASKNSVYAGKNVTAYSSVKALEAHLARCIAAEGGEHGIRVNTILPDAILQGSAIWNSGWRNERAAAYGIEPDQLEEHYRNRTTLLVNIYPKDVAEGIAFFASSKAEKTTGCMLTIDGGVPAAFTR, encoded by the coding sequence ATGGTAAAAAGCCAGTGGAATAACGAAGAAGCATCCAAACAGCAAGCGGGGGTAGACGAACTGGTATATCGCTCTAATCTAATCGGCAGCGACCGGAGCGTATGCAACTGGGGCGGAGGCAACACCTCGCTCAAGACTATTGAAAAAGATTTCCGTGGTCGTGATGTGGAAGTCATGTGGGTCAAAGGCAGCGGTTCCGATCTGGCAACGATGAAGGCGCAGCATTTTACCGGACTTCGTCTGGAAGATATCAAGCCGCTGATCGAGCGCACTGAAATGCCTGACGAGGAGATGGTCGCGTATTTGTCGCACTGCATGATGGACAGCAAGCATCCGAGAGCATCTATTGAAACACTGCTGCATGCATTCCTTCCATATCCGCATGTGGATCATACACATCCGGATGCGATTATCAGTCTTTGCTGCGCCGATAATGGTAAAGAGATAGCAAAAGAGATTTATGGCGACACTTTTGTATGGGTGCCTTATATCCGTCCGGGCTTTACGTTGTCCAAAATGATCGCTGAAGGCGTACGCAATAATCCAAATGCCCAACTCGTACTTATGGAAAAGCATGGTCTGGTTACATGGGGCGAAACTTCGGAAGCATGCTACAATCAGACGATTGCCATGATCCAGAAGGCGGAGCAGTACATTAACGACCGCATTCAGGAGCCTCAGGTTTTTGGCGGCAGCCGGGTGGAAACGCTCGCAGAAGAGCAGCGTAAAGCGATTCTCGCGGAAGTTATGCCTGTCATACGTGGCGCGGTCAGCGACGTCAAGAAAATGATTTGTACTTATGATGCCGGGGATGATGTGCTTCAGTTCGTGAACAGCAATAATGCCAAGGAGCTTTCTCAGGTAGGGGCAGCCTGCCCGGATCATCTGGTACATACGAAACGGACTCCGCTCTTTGTGGATTGGACACCATCCGCTGAAGGGGCAGTAGAACTCAAGGAAGCCGTCCGCCAAGGCATTGAAGCATATAAAGCTGAATATAAAGCTTACTTCGACCGCAACAAGCATGAGGGTGATGTGATGTTCGAAGCAGCGCCGCGTGTGATCCTGATTCCAGGGATCGGTATGGTTAACACCGGAAAAAGCCTTGCCATGGCAGGAGTAAGCGGTGCACTGTACCACCGGGCGATTGCGGTTATGAAGGGCTCAACAGCTCTTGGTGAATTTGTGTCCCTAAACGAAAATGAATCCTATAATGTAGAATATTGGCCGCTGGAGCTTTACAAGCTGACATTGGCACCTGCAGAGGCGGAATTCTCCCGCAAAATCGCTTTTATTACTGGCGGCGCAGGTGGAATCGGCAGTGAAACGGCCCGCCGCTTTGTCTCCGAAGGGGCTCATGTCGTTCTGGCAGACCTCAATTTGGAGGGGGCCGAGAAAATCGCGGCCGAAATTAACGCACAATACGGCGAAGGCCGGGCCAAAGCAGTTAAGATGGATGTGACGAGCGAGGACATGGTTTTGGCAGCAATGGCAGAAACAGCAATAACCTATGGCGGCGTGGACATTATTGTCAACAATGCAGGGCTTGCGACATCCAGCCCATTTGATGAGACTTCACTGAAGGAATGGAATCTGAACATGAACGTTCTGGGGACCGGCTATTTCCTCGTAGCCCGTGAAGCGTTCAAGCAAATGAAGGAACAGGGTCTCGGAGGCAGCATGATTTTCGTAGCTTCGAAAAACTCGGTATATGCAGGCAAAAACGTAACAGCTTACAGCTCTGTCAAAGCGCTTGAAGCACATTTGGCCCGCTGTATTGCCGCCGAGGGCGGTGAGCATGGCATTCGCGTTAACACGATTTTGCCGGACGCCATTCTTCAGGGTTCAGCAATCTGGAACTCGGGATGGCGCAATGAACGTGCGGCTGCTTACGGTATCGAACCAGATCAGCTTGAGGAGCACTACCGCAACAGAACGACACTTTTGGTTAACATCTATCCGAAGGATGTCGCTGAAGGCATCGCCTTCTTCGCATCTTCCAAGGCTGAGAAAACGACTGGCTGCATGCTGACGATTGATGGCGGTGTACCGGCAGCATTTACGCGCTAA
- a CDS encoding MFS transporter, which produces MEDKKWDLAALASIPLIMTLGNSMLIPILPQISQQLHVSAFQVSMLITVYAVVAILLIPIAGYLSDRFGRKTVIIPSLIIAAAGGALSGVAAWMTDGLAAYWIILGGRFLQGIGAAGAFPIVLPLVGDMFKEEDDVSKSLGIIETSNTFGKVLSPILGAALASVLWYLPFLSIPVLCVISLLLVLFFVKTPKKKNKNDNSIRQFLSDTKSILKEKGRWLYAIFTVGGISMFILFGVLFYLSETLESKYGLHGVIKGLVLAIPLAVLCLASFVAGKIIGKNKKRMKWTGFIGMALLTIGLVITGFSSQIYFVVTFFSLCGAGIGTALPCMDALITEGIEQKQRGTITSLYSSMRFIGVSLGPPAVSLLMKTNHWVLFGIMAVIGAVGGLLTLFAVKPDENKTDKPTEHKAKPQAGILMKRAKAR; this is translated from the coding sequence ATGGAAGACAAAAAGTGGGATTTAGCGGCGCTTGCATCAATTCCTTTGATCATGACGCTTGGCAACTCCATGCTGATTCCCATTTTGCCGCAAATATCGCAGCAGCTTCATGTCAGCGCTTTTCAGGTCAGCATGCTCATAACTGTTTACGCGGTGGTGGCCATTCTTTTGATACCGATTGCAGGCTACTTATCTGACCGCTTTGGGCGAAAAACCGTAATCATCCCGAGTCTCATTATCGCGGCTGCCGGAGGAGCGTTGTCCGGCGTGGCTGCCTGGATGACGGATGGGCTTGCCGCTTACTGGATTATACTTGGCGGGCGTTTCCTTCAAGGAATCGGCGCTGCAGGTGCTTTCCCGATCGTTCTCCCGCTCGTCGGGGATATGTTCAAGGAAGAAGATGATGTCAGCAAAAGTCTTGGGATCATCGAAACCTCCAATACGTTCGGCAAGGTGCTGAGTCCCATACTCGGAGCAGCCTTAGCAAGCGTGCTTTGGTATTTGCCGTTTTTGAGCATTCCGGTGCTATGCGTCATATCCCTGCTGCTGGTCTTGTTTTTTGTTAAGACCCCGAAAAAGAAAAACAAAAACGATAACTCCATCCGGCAATTTCTTTCTGACACTAAAAGTATACTGAAGGAAAAAGGAAGATGGCTATACGCGATCTTTACCGTCGGCGGAATCAGTATGTTTATTTTATTCGGTGTTCTTTTTTACTTATCCGAGACGCTGGAAAGCAAATATGGCCTGCATGGAGTTATAAAGGGTCTGGTGCTTGCGATTCCGCTGGCAGTGCTTTGTCTGGCTTCTTTTGTTGCCGGTAAAATCATCGGGAAGAACAAAAAGCGGATGAAGTGGACCGGATTTATAGGAATGGCCCTTCTGACCATCGGTCTTGTCATTACCGGATTCAGCAGCCAGATTTATTTTGTGGTTACATTTTTTTCACTCTGCGGTGCCGGGATCGGCACAGCGCTTCCATGTATGGATGCACTTATTACCGAAGGAATCGAGCAGAAGCAGAGAGGAACCATTACGTCTCTGTATAGCAGCATGCGTTTTATCGGCGTATCATTGGGACCTCCAGCGGTATCCCTGCTGATGAAGACCAACCACTGGGTACTATTCGGTATTATGGCGGTTATAGGGGCTGTTGGCGGTCTACTGACGTTGTTTGCAGTAAAGCCTGATGAGAATAAGACGGATAAGCCGACAGAACACAAAGCCAAGCCGCAGGCAGGCATATTGATGAAGCGTGCGAAAGCCCGCTAA